The Streptomyces hundungensis genome contains the following window.
CACGGCATGGCTCGCGGGCTGGGAGACCGTCCGGCTCGACCATCAGGCCAGGATCGACACCGCCCATGAAGCGGCGGCCCGCGCGGAACAGCTCGCCGGACAGCTCGAACCGGCCAGGAACCGCCTCGCCGCCGCCCGTGAACGCGACGCGCTCCAGGCCCGCTCGGCCGAGGCGACCCGAGCGCACGAGACCTCCCGCGAAGCCGCCAACGCCGCCCACGAGCACTGGCTGACCCTGCGCGAGGAGCGGCTGCGCGGCATCGCGGCCGAGCTGGCCGCGCGGCTCCAGGAAGGCGAGCCCTGCCCGGTGTGCGGCGCGGCCGAGCACCCGGCGCCGGCGCGCCCCGGCGCCGGTCAGGTCGACCGCGCCGCCGAGGACGCAGCCCACCAGGCATACCGCCGAGCGGACCGCACGCGCGCCGAGGCGGAGGCCGCCCTGTCCCTGGTACGGGAGGAGCTCGCGGGCGCCCGGGCCGCCGCGGGCCACGCGGACGTCGCCCAACTGGCCGACGAGGCGGAGCGGTTGCAGCGGGCGCACCGCGAGGCGCGGGACGCGGCGGCCGGGCTGCACGAGGCCCGGCTGGCCCTCGCCTCGGCGGAGCGGGAGCGCGAGCGCCGCCTCGCCGCCCAGCGCACGGCCCAGGAGAACGCCGCGGCCCGCACCGCGAGCCGTGAGGCCCTGGAGCGTGAACAGGGCGCGCTGGAAAGGGAGTTGAGCGAGGCGCGGGGCGGGGCGTCCAGCGTCGCCGAACAGGCCGCACTGCTCGAACGCCGCGCCGCGATCCTCGCCGAGGCGGTGGAGGCGGTCCGTGCCGTCGAGGACAGCGCCGAGCGGCTCAAGGAGGCCGACGGGCGGCTATCGGAGGCGGCGTTCCGGGCCGGCTTCGACACCCCGGCCGCGGCGGCGGCAGCCCTGGTCGACGAGCGCGGCCAGCGCGACATCCAGCACCGGCTCGACGCCTGGCAGCACGAGCGGGCCACCGTCACCGCGTGCCTCGCGGAGCCGGAGACGGCCGCGGCCGGCCGTGCCGCCCCGGCCCGCACCGCGCAGGCGGACGCCGAGTCCGCCGCCGCCGAACGCGCCCTGCGCGACGCCGCGTCGGCCCTCGCCGCCGCCCGGGCCCGCCGCGCGGAACTGGGCACCCTGAGCGCGGCGGCCGTCGAGGAGACCCGCGCGATCGGCCCGCTGCGCGAGGAGTACGAACGGGTCGCCCGCCTGGCCGGGCTCACCGCGGGGACCTCCGCCGACAACGAGCGCAAGATGCGCCTGGAGTCCTACGTCCTGGCCGCCCGCCTCGAACAGGTCGCCGCCGCGGCCACGGCCCGCCTGAGGCGCATGTCGGGCGGGCGGTACACGCTGGTCCACTCCGACGCCAGGGGAGGCCGCGGACGTTCGGGCCTGGGGCTGCACGTGGTGGACGCCTGGACGGGCCGCGAGAGGGACACCGCGACGCTGTCCGGGGGAGAGACCTTCTTCGCCTCCCTCGCGCTGGCGCTGGGGCTCGCCGACGTCGTCACCGACGAGGTGGGCGGGGCGCGCCTGGACACCCTGTTCATCGACGAGGGCTTCGGCAGCCTCGACGACCAGACCCTGGACGAGGTCCTGGACGTCCTGGACTCCCTGCGCGAACGCGACCGCAGCGTGGGAATCGTGAGCCACGTGGGCGACCTGCGGCGCCGCATCCCGGCGCAGCTGGAAGTGGTGAAGGACCGGGCGGGATCTTCGGTACGGCTCCGGGGGGCCGGCGCGCACTGACGACAGGTGACTCCGGTCTCCTCCACCCCGAGCGAGCCCGGCGGGCTCAGCCGGTCAGGATCCCTGTGAAGCCGGTGGCCGGGACGGTGTCGGCGGGGCGACGGCGTCGCATGCGAGCCGTATCACCCGCACCCCGTCGCAAGGCGCACCTGTAGGGGAACCAGGTGCAGCACCGACTACCAGCACTCGGGATCCGCGCGGCAGGGCCCGACGGGTCTGGGGCGGATCCCCAGGACCGGTCTCCTTGGCGCCTCAGAGGCTGATCGCCCGCCGCGGCAGCGGTGACGAATACACCACGCTCGTCGTCACGGCCCCCAACGCCCCGATCTTCCCGGAGATCTCCTCCAGGTGACTCATCGACCGCGCCCCCACCTTGATCACGAAGCAGTCGTCGCCCGTCACATGGTGCGCCTCCATGATCTCCGGCGTCGCCTCCACGAGATCGTGGAACGGCTTGTAGTTGCCGTTCGGATAGCGAAGCCGTACGAAGGCGAGGATCGGCCGGCCGAGGCGTTCCTGGTCGACGACGGCCGTGTAGCCCGCGATCACCCCGGCCTCCTCCAGGCGGCGTACCCGCTCGGTCACCGCGCTCGCCGACATCGACACGGTCCGGGCCAGCTCGGCGAAGGTCGCCCGGCCCTGCTGCTGGAGGGCTTCCAATATGCGCCAGTCGGTGGCGTCCGGGGAATACGCGTTCATGGCCTCAGACAACCGTGGAATCCCCGGCGAATCAAGGGGTGTTCCGGGGATCGGACCTTCCCCGAGTTGATCACCGGCGCATAGATTTTCAGCCATGACGACACAGCTCACCACCCCCGCCAACCCGGTCCTGCGGGTGGCCCCGGCAGCCCCCGCCGACGCCGCCGCCTACTTCCGCGCCAGCCTGGTCTTCCACGCGGACGTCTCCGACGTGGCCTCGGTCCTGGCCGCCGGAGGCGACCCGGGGTTCGTGGTGCTGGACTCCCGCTCCACCGCCTCCTGGGACCAGGGCCATGTGCCCGGCGCCGTCCATCTGCCGACCGCGCTGATCGCCGAACAGGCCGAGCGGCTCCTGGACAGGTCCGTCCCCGTCATCACGTACTGCTGGGGACCGGGATGCAATGGCGGAACCCGCGCGGCGCTCGCCCTGGCCGAACTCGGTTTCCAGGTCAAGGAGATGCTGGGCGGCTTCGAGTACTGGGTGCGCGAGGGCTTCGCGTTCGAGACGTGGGAGGGCGAGGAGCGGCGCGACGCCGACCCGCTGACCGCGCCGGTCGGCGCGGAGGAGTGCGGCTGCTGAGGACGGGGGCGGGGACGGCTCCGAAGAGACCGCCCCCGCGGGCGACCTCAGAGCTTGGACAACTCGTCGACCAGGTCGTCGAGACCGAGCGAACCCTGCGAGAGGGCCGCCATGTGCCAGGCCTTCGGATCGAAGGCGTCGCCGTGGCGGGCGCGGGCGTTCTCGCGGCCGAGCAACCAGGCACGCTCGCCCAGCTTGTAGCCGATCGCCTGCCCCGGCATCGACAGATAGCGGATCAGCTCGCTCTGTACGAAGTCCGCCGGACGGCTGCTGTGGCCGCTGAAGAACTCATGGGCCAGCTCCGGCGTCCAGCGCTCGCCCGGGTGGAACGGCGAGTCGCCCGGGATCTCCAGCTCCAGGTGCATGCCGATGTCGATGATCACCCGACAGGCGCGCATCATCTGCGCGTCCAGGTAACCCAGCCGGCGCTCCGGGTCGGTGAGGAACCCCAACTCGTCCATCAGGCGCTCCGCGTACAGCGCCCAGCCCTCGGCGTTGGCGCTGACATGGCCGACGGTCGCCTGGTAGCGCGAGAGCTGGTCGGCCACGTGAACCCACTGCGCGATCTGAAGGTGGTGGCCGGGCACGCCCTCGTGGTACCAGGTCGACACCAGGTCGTATACGGGGAAGCGGGTCTCGCCCATGGTGGGCAGCCAGGTGCGGCCGGGGCGGGAGAAGTCCTCGGAGGGGCCCGTGTAGTACGGGGCCGCGGCGCCGCCGGGCGGCGCGATGCGGGACTCCACCTTCCGTACCCGCTCGGCGAGTTCGAAGTGGGTGCCGTCCAGCGCCTCGATGGCTTCGTCCATCAGCGACTGCAACCAGTCGCGCACCGCGTCGACGCCCTCGATGTGCGCGCCGTGCTCATCGAGGTGGGCCAGCGCCTCCCACGGCCCGGCGCCGGGAAGGATCTTCGCGGCCTCGGTCTTCATCTCAGCGAGCAGCCGGTGGTACTCGGACCAGCCGTAGGCGTACGCCTCGTCGAGGTCGAGCGCGGTGCCGTTGTAATACTGCGACCAGCGCTGGTACCGCTCGCGCCCCACGGTGTCGGGGGCGCCTTCGATGGCCGGGGCGTACACGTCGCGCAGCCAGTCGCGCAGGGCGGCGAGGGCGGCGGAGGCCCCGGCCGCCGCCGTGTCGAGCTCCTCGCGCAGTGAGGCGGGGCCGGGTGCGGCGAGCCCCTCGAAGAAGCCGGTGTCGACCCATTCGCCGAGCTGCACGATGACGGTCTCGGTGGCGCGCGGGCCGCCGAACAGCTTGCGTTCCAGGCCCAGTTCGAGCGAGGCGCGGTAACCCTCGATGGCGTCGGGGACCGCGCGCAGCCGGGAGGCCAGGGCGCGCCAGTCCTCCTCGCTCTCCGTCGGCGTCATGGTGAACGCCATCCGGACGCTGTGGACCGGGGAGTGCAGATTGCTGACCGTGCGCAGCCCCTCGTCCGCCTCGTGCACGGCGAGTTCGGAGGTCAGCCGCTCCCGCAGCAGCCGGCCGCAGCGCCGTTCGGCGTCGCTGTCGGCGCCGGGCCGGCGCTCGGCCTCGTCGAGGCGGGCGAGTGTGGTGCGCGCCAGGTCGGCCACGGCCGACTGTCCGGCCGGGGAGAAGTCCGGCAGGAGGGCGTGGCTGGCCCTGACGCCCAGATAGCTCCCGGTGATCGGGTCGAGTTCGATGAGTGCGTCGACATAGGCGTCGGCGACCTGGCGGGGCAGCGCGCTGCTGGAAGTGACTGACATGCGGACATCCTCTCCGAGTGAGGGCTCCACGTCACCACCCAACCTTCCGAGCCACCTGACCGGGGCGCCCGGCCCCCTTCGTACGACGACGCGCGGCCGGACCGTGACCGGCCGTGCGTCCGTACTCCGTCAACGGCTCAGCCGCGCCCGAAGTGCCCGCGCCGGACCGCGTAGTTGGTGGGGGCCGCGGTGTCGAGGCGGGCCGTGACCACCAGGGTGCCCTCCTCGATCTGGTAGTCCAGGGGCAGCCCGAGCCCGCGCATGGCCGCGACCATGCCGGTGTTGGAGGCCTGGGTGACGGCGTACACGCTGTCGCAACGGGCCTCGACCGCGAGGTCGACCAGTCGGCGCAGCAGTTCGGAGCCGATGCCGCGGCGCTGCCAGGAGTCCTCGACGAGCAGGGCGACCTCCGTCTCGTCGCCGTCCCAGAGAAGGTGGCCGAGCGCGACCAGGCGTCCGGAGGCGGTCTGCACCGCGAGGGTGCGGCCGTAGCGCGGACTGAGGAGATGCCCGAGGTAGCGGTCTGCGTCGGCGACCGGGCCGTGGTACCGCAGCGCCAGGGTGCGGTCGGAGCAGCGCTCGTGCATGGCCTTGGCGGCCTCGATGTCGCCGGGGGCGGCACGCCGTACGGTGATCTCGTTGCCCTCGGGTAGCGTCAGGACGTCCTCGCCGCGCGGGACGCGGGGGCCGAGCCGGGCGTCCAGCTCGACCAGCGCGCGCGCCCGGGCGAACTCGGTCGGGGTGAACGGGAGATGGGGCCGCTCGATGGTGATCGCCCCGCCGCTGGGGTCGCGCAGCCGCATCGTGGTCGACTCCAGTACGCCCTC
Protein-coding sequences here:
- a CDS encoding Lrp/AsnC family transcriptional regulator produces the protein MNAYSPDATDWRILEALQQQGRATFAELARTVSMSASAVTERVRRLEEAGVIAGYTAVVDQERLGRPILAFVRLRYPNGNYKPFHDLVEATPEIMEAHHVTGDDCFVIKVGARSMSHLEEISGKIGALGAVTTSVVYSSPLPRRAISL
- a CDS encoding rhodanese-like domain-containing protein encodes the protein MTTQLTTPANPVLRVAPAAPADAAAYFRASLVFHADVSDVASVLAAGGDPGFVVLDSRSTASWDQGHVPGAVHLPTALIAEQAERLLDRSVPVITYCWGPGCNGGTRAALALAELGFQVKEMLGGFEYWVREGFAFETWEGEERRDADPLTAPVGAEECGC
- a CDS encoding AAA family ATPase, with the translated sequence MRLHRMRVTAFGPFADSQEIDFDALSAAGLFLLHGPTGAGKTSVLDAVCFALYAAVPGARQSPATPLRSDHAAPDVFTEVLLELTVGGRRLEITRRPQQERPKKRGSGFTTEKAQTWLREYDPAAGAWRALSRSHQEIGEELGQLIGMSREQFCQVVLLPQGEFAKFLRSDAEARGKLLGRLFDTRRFAAVEDRLAELRKTAERQVKDGDERLLALAQRMAQAAGDTTDARAWPLPDARPGDPGLASAVLQWAAVARCGAQERLDIAEAAVATAESRQAAARRVAEETRQLAALQERYAQARSRADELAAGRPEQDELKARLETARKAERVAPALEWQEQAQRAHGAATAERDRSRARLPPDLADAGAEQLAALERRMRQDLGALESARRAERRSAEIDEERARLDRQARADEDVLTDTTAWLAGWETVRLDHQARIDTAHEAAARAEQLAGQLEPARNRLAAARERDALQARSAEATRAHETSREAANAAHEHWLTLREERLRGIAAELAARLQEGEPCPVCGAAEHPAPARPGAGQVDRAAEDAAHQAYRRADRTRAEAEAALSLVREELAGARAAAGHADVAQLADEAERLQRAHREARDAAAGLHEARLALASAERERERRLAAQRTAQENAAARTASREALEREQGALERELSEARGGASSVAEQAALLERRAAILAEAVEAVRAVEDSAERLKEADGRLSEAAFRAGFDTPAAAAAALVDERGQRDIQHRLDAWQHERATVTACLAEPETAAAGRAAPARTAQADAESAAAERALRDAASALAAARARRAELGTLSAAAVEETRAIGPLREEYERVARLAGLTAGTSADNERKMRLESYVLAARLEQVAAAATARLRRMSGGRYTLVHSDARGGRGRSGLGLHVVDAWTGRERDTATLSGGETFFASLALALGLADVVTDEVGGARLDTLFIDEGFGSLDDQTLDEVLDVLDSLRERDRSVGIVSHVGDLRRRIPAQLEVVKDRAGSSVRLRGAGAH
- a CDS encoding DUF885 domain-containing protein — translated: MSVTSSSALPRQVADAYVDALIELDPITGSYLGVRASHALLPDFSPAGQSAVADLARTTLARLDEAERRPGADSDAERRCGRLLRERLTSELAVHEADEGLRTVSNLHSPVHSVRMAFTMTPTESEEDWRALASRLRAVPDAIEGYRASLELGLERKLFGGPRATETVIVQLGEWVDTGFFEGLAAPGPASLREELDTAAAGASAALAALRDWLRDVYAPAIEGAPDTVGRERYQRWSQYYNGTALDLDEAYAYGWSEYHRLLAEMKTEAAKILPGAGPWEALAHLDEHGAHIEGVDAVRDWLQSLMDEAIEALDGTHFELAERVRKVESRIAPPGGAAAPYYTGPSEDFSRPGRTWLPTMGETRFPVYDLVSTWYHEGVPGHHLQIAQWVHVADQLSRYQATVGHVSANAEGWALYAERLMDELGFLTDPERRLGYLDAQMMRACRVIIDIGMHLELEIPGDSPFHPGERWTPELAHEFFSGHSSRPADFVQSELIRYLSMPGQAIGYKLGERAWLLGRENARARHGDAFDPKAWHMAALSQGSLGLDDLVDELSKL